A single Paenibacillus sp. FSL R5-0517 DNA region contains:
- a CDS encoding carbohydrate ABC transporter permease, whose translation MTTSRLLSLEHWKGWLWAMIRFVLITGLSFVILFPIFQKVSTSIKDKGDLYSAVVVWIPQNFSIDNFKQAIRVMDYWATLFNTFALSATTTLLTTASCALAGYGFARLKFKGSNWLFAGVILTILVPPTTILIPVYLNLKSFDLMGLMTLITGKPVNLLNTYWPFILTAITANSLKAGLYIFIFRQFFRGIPKEVEEAAYVDGAGIGRTFSTIMLPNAIPSMVTVMLFSFVWQWNDSFYTTTYLTSSKVMSTQLSSLPYNLAQQVTDGAASQADPFYLSMIQDTGILLAILPLIVIYLFVQRYFVESVERTGIVG comes from the coding sequence GTGACAACTTCACGATTATTATCGCTGGAGCATTGGAAAGGCTGGCTGTGGGCCATGATCCGGTTTGTCCTGATTACCGGGCTGTCCTTCGTTATCCTGTTTCCCATATTCCAGAAGGTGTCAACGTCCATCAAGGATAAAGGCGATCTGTATTCCGCAGTGGTAGTGTGGATCCCGCAGAACTTCTCCATCGACAATTTCAAGCAGGCTATCCGCGTCATGGATTACTGGGCAACGCTGTTTAATACATTTGCATTATCTGCAACAACCACACTGCTGACCACTGCATCCTGTGCGCTTGCAGGGTACGGATTCGCCAGACTGAAGTTCAAGGGAAGCAACTGGCTGTTTGCCGGGGTAATCCTGACCATTCTTGTTCCACCGACGACCATTCTGATTCCGGTATACCTGAATCTGAAGAGCTTTGATCTGATGGGACTTATGACGCTTATCACAGGCAAACCGGTTAATCTGCTGAACACCTATTGGCCGTTTATTCTGACCGCGATTACAGCCAATTCACTCAAGGCTGGTTTATACATCTTCATTTTCCGGCAATTCTTCAGAGGTATTCCGAAGGAAGTGGAGGAGGCGGCCTATGTGGACGGTGCGGGCATCGGCCGAACATTCTCAACCATTATGTTACCCAATGCGATTCCGTCCATGGTTACGGTCATGTTGTTTTCGTTCGTATGGCAGTGGAATGACAGCTTCTATACGACAACTTATCTGACTTCGAGTAAAGTCATGTCGACCCAGTTGTCATCTCTTCCTTATAATCTGGCTCAGCAGGTTACTGACGGTGCAGCCTCCCAAGCTGATCCGTTCTATCTGAGCATGATTCAGGATACAGGAATTCTTCTTGCGATTCTGCCTTTGATCGTCATCTATCTGTTTGTACAACGATATTTCGTAGAGAGTGTTGAGCGTACAGGAATCGTCGGTTAA
- a CDS encoding RICIN domain-containing protein, which yields MKKILTYFKLLIILALLITIVPWGGNRAEAWVGMPMGKLHVNGKNLVNSNNQPVLLNGWHQPSGAYWTYQDSNYYLNLHGNNRHAATLAYLKDITDTFADTSPKYGSNHGWNMNQVRLFIDRQDMGDVAAGTYNFAGVQTVTQNVIIPYIQYAKSKGVYVVLGLDFTLKDDQATTPANLQKFNEIWGYLASRPEIKSADNVHFELINEPVKSYANGHWGGYNGENDFVDHWNDLRNFQNSMISTIRSKGADNVIWAAGLGYNQFYSLTASHPLTDPLNNYGYAVHWYPGYGAYDNFSILQDQWNTNVKAAADKYPINITEVTWFKNKPGDSAYWNLFNGSNEGFGTNTKTIFNAAGNVSIAAHMNGFILSEGPRSSFADPTAGLKWDGDASRSAMGRFLFNWYYERAQTYPGGGQGGPTTGLVSGATYKIVARHSNKVIDVPGGLNENNLQLQQWSDLGGNPQKWVLTSIGSGNYTLTSVNSPDKVIDIRNGTLTNGEAVQLMSNLNTTAQHFKVNDLGNGYWSIINVNSNKAIEVANASTSDGAKLQQNTYTGATNQQWKFVAVSN from the coding sequence GTGAAGAAGATTTTGACATATTTCAAACTTTTAATCATTCTTGCTTTATTGATCACCATTGTTCCATGGGGAGGTAACCGAGCCGAGGCATGGGTGGGCATGCCGATGGGTAAGCTTCACGTTAACGGCAAAAACCTGGTGAACAGCAACAATCAGCCTGTGCTTCTGAATGGTTGGCATCAACCTTCAGGTGCTTACTGGACATATCAGGATAGCAATTATTACCTCAATCTACACGGTAATAACCGTCATGCAGCTACTCTGGCTTATCTGAAGGACATTACCGATACATTTGCGGATACCAGCCCGAAATACGGAAGCAATCATGGCTGGAATATGAATCAGGTACGTCTGTTTATCGACCGTCAGGATATGGGAGATGTGGCTGCTGGTACATATAACTTTGCCGGTGTGCAGACCGTTACGCAAAATGTCATTATTCCGTATATCCAATATGCCAAGAGCAAAGGCGTATATGTGGTCCTGGGACTCGACTTCACATTGAAGGATGATCAGGCAACAACACCTGCCAACCTGCAAAAATTCAATGAAATCTGGGGTTATCTCGCTTCACGCCCGGAGATCAAAAGTGCAGACAACGTTCACTTCGAACTGATCAACGAACCTGTGAAATCCTATGCCAATGGACATTGGGGTGGATACAACGGGGAAAATGACTTTGTGGATCACTGGAATGACCTGCGTAATTTCCAAAATTCCATGATTTCAACAATTCGCAGCAAAGGTGCGGACAATGTCATCTGGGCGGCAGGTCTGGGATACAACCAATTTTACAGCTTAACGGCAAGTCATCCATTGACTGACCCGCTCAACAACTATGGATATGCGGTTCACTGGTACCCTGGTTATGGCGCATATGACAATTTCTCAATCCTGCAAGACCAGTGGAATACCAACGTGAAGGCAGCCGCTGATAAATATCCAATTAACATTACCGAGGTGACCTGGTTCAAAAACAAACCTGGCGATTCGGCCTATTGGAACCTGTTTAATGGCAGCAATGAAGGTTTCGGTACCAATACCAAAACGATTTTCAATGCAGCAGGCAATGTCAGTATTGCAGCCCATATGAACGGTTTTATTCTAAGTGAAGGACCACGAAGCTCCTTTGCCGATCCAACGGCAGGCCTGAAATGGGACGGGGATGCTTCACGGAGCGCGATGGGACGTTTCCTGTTTAACTGGTATTATGAACGTGCTCAGACTTACCCGGGCGGTGGACAAGGTGGACCGACAACAGGTCTTGTATCTGGTGCGACCTACAAAATTGTAGCTCGGCATTCCAACAAGGTCATTGATGTACCCGGTGGTCTAAACGAGAACAATCTTCAACTCCAGCAGTGGAGCGATCTGGGCGGCAACCCTCAGAAGTGGGTTCTGACTTCGATCGGCAGCGGTAACTACACACTGACAAGTGTGAACTCACCAGACAAAGTCATCGACATTCGCAACGGTACTCTCACCAATGGGGAAGCGGTCCAACTCATGAGCAATCTGAACACAACCGCTCAGCATTTCAAAGTGAACGACCTCGGCAACGGATACTGGAGTATCATCAACGTGAACAGCAACAAAGCGATTGAAGTCGCAAACGCTTCCACGTCGGATGGTGCCAAGTTGCAGCAGAATACCTACACGGGTGCAACAAACCAACAATGGAAATTTGTTGCCGTCAGCAATTAA